One Sus scrofa isolate TJ Tabasco breed Duroc chromosome 1, Sscrofa11.1, whole genome shotgun sequence DNA segment encodes these proteins:
- the LOC110257110 gene encoding olfactory receptor 1J2-like, whose protein sequence is MRRENQSSMSEFLLLGLPIRPEQQGVFFALFLSMYLTTVLGNLLIILLIRLDPHLHTPMYFFLSHLALTDVSFSSVTVPKMLMNMQTQNQSILYAGCITQTYFFIFFACIDNFLLALMAYDRYVAICHPLHYTIIMREELCLCLLAVSWLFSCAYALTHTLLLAQIKRRENQSSMSEFLLLELPIQPEQQGMFFALFLGMYLTTVLGNVLIIPLIRLDHHLHTSMYFFLSHLTLMHVSFSSVTVSKMLMNMQTLDQSIPYAGCVTQTYFFLFFVGIDNLILALMAYDRYVGICPLYTMPSS, encoded by the exons atgaggagggagaaccagagcagCATGTCTGAGTTCCTtctcctggggctccccatcaggccagagcagcagggcgtgttctttgccctgttcctgaGCATGTACTTGACCacagtgctggggaacctgctcatcatcctgctcatcaggctggaccctcacctccacacccccatgtacttcttcctcagccacctggCCCTCACAGatgtctccttttcatctgtcactGTTCCTAAGATGTTGATGAACATGCAGACTCAGAATCAATCCATTCTATATGCAGGGTGTATAACACagacatattttttcatattttttgcttgCATTGATAACTTTCTTCTTGCATtaatggcctatgacaggtatgtggccatttgtcacCCTCTACACTACACCATCATCATGAGGGAGGAGTTGTGTCTGTGTCTATTGGCTGTTTCCTGGCTATTCTCCTGTGCCTATGCCCTgacccacaccctcctcctggcTCAAAT CAAGAGGAGAGAGAACCAGAGCAGCATGTCTGAATTCCTCCTCCTGGAGCTCCCCATccagccagagcagcagggcatgttctttgccctgttcctgggcatgtacctcaCCACAGTGCTGGGGAACGTGCTCATCATCCCGCTCATCAGGCTGGACCATCACCTCCACACttccatgtacttcttcctcagccacttgaCCCTCATGCatgtctccttttcatctgtcactGTCTCTAAGATGTTGATGAACATGCAGACTCTTGATCAATCCATTCCCTATGCAGGGTGTGTAACACagacatattttttcttattttttgttggtATTGATAACCTTATTCTTGCattgatggcctatgacaggtatgtggGTATTTGTCCCCTCTACACTATGCCATCATCATGA